From one Calypte anna isolate BGI_N300 chromosome 11, bCalAnn1_v1.p, whole genome shotgun sequence genomic stretch:
- the CX3CL1 gene encoding fractalkine, producing MRTVPLLVLWVLRVLCVVTPGGGQPKAPLKCSAECRHYSSRVAEKRIRSYRLTEPQCSQRAVIFTTLKSVEICADPEAEWVKKIVEKLDQKKAAASSLPHKVTSAVALEDPGVFQKHVGHTAMAPAQASAPSGFFQGTARSPPVSQDTSQHHAEFSPGTQAGAAHSAVTPEANRDSLKSPEPSPTLAADWVSSQPTPHPTDPPHGFHSAAGYTAGHLGHGTSAVGAVPGITSSSDSGPVAIAEVSDHPQPSKPLEHGRSQAPAPVPGTFQFLGSMETTTVPATPLPPEIPSVSAQNSTAAADKGPSVPVSKVGSSSADAFVTRTFDSSSAAGKEEPPGPSAFPGQGYPDQAGLQVSTERANILPPPSLWSTAQTHFVIPGAVAAGLIACSAAVVWLYLKFGVKAEETSREMVQGLLYQRERQQSNVYPMAVI from the exons ATGAGAACCGTGCCGCTCCtggtgctctgggtgctgcGGGTCCTGTGCGTGGTGACCCCGGGGGGAG GGCAGCCCAAAGCACCCCTGAAGTGCTCAGCAGAGTGCAGGCACTACAGCTCCCGGGTAGCGGAGAAGCGGATCAGGAGCTACCGCCTGACCGAGCCCCAGTGCTCCCAGCGAGCTGTCAT atttACTACTCTGAAGTCCGTGGAGATTTGTGCAGACCCAGAGGCAGAGTGGGTGAAGAAGATAGTAGAGAAACTGGACCAGAAGAAAGCTGCAGCCTCCTCACTTCCACACAAAGTCACCTCAGCTGTGGCACTGGAGGACCCTGGTGTTTTCCAGAAACATGTTGGGCATACAGCAATGGCTCCAGCTCAAGCCTCTGCCCCTTCTGGTTTCTTCCAAGGGACTGCCAGGTCCCCACCAGTCTCTCAGGACACCAGCCAGCACCATGCAGAATTCTCCCCTGGGACACAGGCAGGTGCTGCCCACTCTGCAGTCACTCCAGAAGCAAACAGAGATTCCTTAAAATCTCCTGAACCTTCCCCAACTCTTGCAGCAGACTGGGTCTCCAGCCAGcccaccccacaccccacaGATCCTCCTCATGGCTTTCACAGTGCCGCTGGATACACAGCAGGACATTTGGGCCATGGCACaagtgctgtgggtgctgttCCAGGCATCACCTCTAGCTCAGATTCAGGCCCCGTGGCCATTGCTGAAGTATCAGAccatccccagcccagcaaaccCCTGGAGCATGGAAGATCCCAAGCACCAGCCCCTGTTCCTGGGACTTTTCAGTTCCTGGGCAGCATGGAGACCACCACAGTCCCAGCCACACCACTTCCACCAGAAATTCCTTCAGTTTCTGCTCAGAactccacagctgctgcagacaAAGGTCCTTCTGTCCCTGTCAGCAAGGTTGGCAGTTCCTCTGCAGATGCTTTTGTCACCAGAACGTTTGATTCTTCAtcagctgcagggaaggaagagcCCCCAGGTCCATCAGCTTTCCCTGGCCAAGGGTACCCAGACCAAGCTGGTCTGCAGGTGAGCACAGAGAGAGCAAACAttctgcctcctcccagcctctggTCAACAGCTCAGACACACTTTGTCATCCcaggggctgtggctgctggtcTGATAgcttgcagtgctgctgtggtgtGGTTGTATCTGAAGTTTGGAgtcaaagcagaagaaacatcAAGAGAAATGGTACAGGGTTTGCTCTACCAAAGGGAGAGACAGCAAAGCAATGTCTACCCCATGGCAGTAATCTGA